One window of Bacteroides sp. AN502(2024) genomic DNA carries:
- a CDS encoding 4-hydroxy-3-methylbut-2-en-1-yl diphosphate synthase: MDLFNYFRRETTEVNIGAVPLGGPNSIRIQSMTNTSTQDTQACVEQVKRIVDAGGEYVRLTTQGIKEAENLMNINIGLRSQGYMVPLVADVHFNPKVADVAAQYAEKVRINPGNYVDAARTFKKLEYTDEEYAQEIQKIHDRFVPFLNICKENHTAIRIGVNHGSLSDRIMSRYGDTPAGMVESCMEFLRICVAENFTDVVISIKASNTVVMVKTVRLLADVMEKEGMTFPLHLGVTEAGDGEDGRIKSALGIGALLSDGLGDTIRVSLSEAPEAEIPVARKLVDYVLLRQGHPYIPGMEAPEFNYLSPERRKTKAVRNIGGECVPVVIADRMDGKTEVNPQFTPDYIYAGRALPEQREEGVEYILDADVWQGEDGTWPAFNHAQLPFMGECPAELKFLFMSYMAQTDEVIACLKHHPEVVVISQSNHPNRLGEHRALVHQLMTEGLQNPVVFFQHYSEDDAENLQIKSAADMGALIFDGFCDGIFLFNQGNLSHAVVDTTAFGILQAGRTRTSKTEYISCPGCGRTLYDLEKTIARIKAATSHLKGLKIGIMGCIVNGPGEMADADYGYVGAGRGKISLYKGKVCVEKNIPEEEAVERLLEFIRTDREKKENKGDINCIAN, translated from the coding sequence ATGGATCTATTCAATTATTTTCGAAGAGAGACCACAGAAGTAAATATTGGGGCTGTACCGTTGGGCGGCCCCAATTCTATTCGTATCCAGTCGATGACAAACACGTCTACGCAGGATACACAGGCTTGTGTGGAACAGGTGAAACGTATTGTTGACGCAGGCGGAGAGTACGTCCGCCTCACCACCCAAGGTATCAAAGAGGCCGAAAACCTGATGAACATTAACATCGGGTTGCGTAGCCAGGGATATATGGTTCCGTTGGTGGCCGATGTGCATTTCAATCCGAAAGTGGCGGACGTGGCTGCTCAATATGCGGAAAAGGTGCGAATCAATCCGGGAAATTATGTAGATGCTGCGCGTACTTTTAAAAAACTGGAATATACAGACGAGGAGTATGCGCAGGAAATACAGAAAATACATGACCGATTTGTTCCGTTCCTGAATATCTGTAAAGAGAATCACACGGCGATACGGATCGGCGTGAACCATGGCTCTCTATCCGACCGTATCATGTCACGCTATGGTGATACCCCCGCAGGAATGGTGGAATCCTGTATGGAGTTCCTCCGTATCTGTGTAGCAGAGAATTTCACCGATGTGGTAATCTCCATCAAGGCCTCCAACACGGTAGTTATGGTAAAAACCGTCCGTCTGTTGGCAGACGTCATGGAGAAAGAAGGGATGACTTTCCCGTTACACCTCGGAGTGACAGAAGCCGGAGATGGAGAAGACGGACGTATCAAGTCCGCCCTTGGCATCGGTGCGTTGTTGAGTGACGGATTGGGAGATACCATCCGGGTATCTTTGAGTGAAGCTCCTGAAGCTGAAATTCCGGTAGCCCGCAAACTGGTGGATTATGTTCTGTTGAGGCAGGGACATCCTTATATTCCGGGAATGGAAGCACCGGAGTTCAATTATTTGTCTCCCGAACGCCGCAAGACAAAAGCTGTCCGTAATATCGGAGGTGAGTGTGTGCCTGTGGTTATTGCCGACCGCATGGACGGAAAGACGGAAGTAAACCCACAATTCACACCGGACTATATTTATGCCGGAAGAGCTTTGCCCGAGCAACGGGAAGAAGGAGTAGAATATATTCTCGATGCGGATGTATGGCAGGGAGAAGACGGAACCTGGCCTGCATTCAATCATGCACAGCTACCGTTCATGGGTGAATGCCCTGCAGAACTTAAATTCCTGTTTATGTCCTACATGGCACAAACGGACGAAGTGATAGCCTGCCTGAAACATCATCCGGAGGTGGTGGTGATTTCCCAAAGCAATCATCCGAACCGTTTGGGGGAGCACCGTGCTTTGGTACATCAACTAATGACGGAAGGCTTGCAAAATCCGGTTGTCTTCTTCCAGCATTATTCGGAAGACGATGCGGAGAATCTGCAGATAAAGTCCGCAGCCGATATGGGAGCTTTGATTTTTGACGGCTTTTGTGATGGTATCTTCCTGTTCAATCAGGGCAACTTGAGTCACGCCGTGGTCGATACCACTGCTTTCGGAATCTTGCAGGCCGGACGTACCCGCACCTCCAAAACGGAGTATATATCTTGTCCCGGTTGCGGCCGTACACTTTACGACTTGGAAAAGACGATTGCCCGTATCAAGGCAGCCACTTCGCATTTGAAAGGACTGAAGATCGGTATCATGGGATGCATCGTGAATGGTCCCGGTGAGATGGCAGATGCAGACTACGGCTATGTAGGAGCAGGACGGGGGAAAATCAGTCTCTATAAAGGTAAGGTATGTGTGGAGAAAAATATTCCTGAAGAAGAGGCGGTGGAACGACTCCTGGAGTTTATCCGGACAGATCGGGAAAAAAAAGAAAATAAAGGCGATATAAATTGCATTGCTAATTAA
- the purE gene encoding 5-(carboxyamino)imidazole ribonucleotide mutase: MTPIVSIIMGSTSDLPVMEKAAQLLNDMHVPFEMNALSAHRTPEAVEEFAKNARNRGIKVIIAAAGMAAALPGVIAANTTLPVIGVPVKGSVLDGVDALYSIIQMPPGIPVATVAINGAMNAAILAIQMLALSDEKLAEAFAAYKEGLKKKIVKANEELKEVKFEYKTN, encoded by the coding sequence ATGACTCCAATTGTAAGTATTATCATGGGCAGCACGTCCGACCTTCCTGTTATGGAGAAGGCTGCACAGCTACTGAATGATATGCATGTACCGTTCGAAATGAACGCTCTTTCTGCTCACCGCACGCCCGAGGCTGTGGAAGAGTTTGCGAAGAATGCCCGTAACCGTGGCATTAAAGTAATTATCGCTGCTGCCGGAATGGCTGCCGCTCTTCCCGGTGTGATTGCCGCTAATACTACATTGCCGGTGATCGGAGTACCTGTAAAAGGTTCCGTGCTCGATGGTGTGGACGCACTTTATTCTATCATTCAGATGCCTCCGGGTATTCCTGTAGCAACCGTTGCCATCAACGGAGCGATGAATGCCGCTATTCTTGCCATACAGATGCTGGCATTGAGCGATGAGAAACTGGCAGAAGCTTTTGCTGCTTACAAGGAAGGACTGAAAAAGAAAATCGTAAAAGCAAACGAAGAACTGAAAGAGGTGAAGTTTGAATATAAAACGAACTAA
- a CDS encoding aminopeptidase P family protein, with amino-acid sequence MFAKETYMQRRALLKKKLGSGVLLFLGNDECGLNYEDNTFRYRQDSTFLYYFGLSCAGLSAIIDIDEDKEIIFGDELSIDAIVWMGSQPTLHEKCERVGVKDLMPSADIVSYLHQCVQKGKEVHYLPPYRPEHKLKLMDWLGIPPVHQEGSVSFIRAVVAQRNYKSAEEIVEIEKACDVTADMHITAMKVLRPGMYEYEVVAEMNRVAESNNCQLSFATIATINGQTLHNHYHGNKVKPGDLFLIDAGAEVESGYAGDMSSTIPADKKFTSRQREVYEIQNAMHLESVKALRPGIPYMEVYELSARVMVDGMKTLGLMKGNAEDAVREGAHALFYPHGLGHMMGLDVHDMENLGEIWVGYNGQPKSTQFGRKSQRLAIPLEPGFVHTVEPGIYFIPELIDRWKAEKKFTDFINYDVVETYKDFGGIRNEEDYLITETGARRLGKKIPLTPEEVEALR; translated from the coding sequence ATGTTTGCCAAAGAAACGTATATGCAGCGGAGAGCCCTGCTGAAAAAAAAATTAGGCTCCGGAGTATTGTTGTTTCTCGGAAATGACGAGTGCGGACTGAATTACGAAGATAACACGTTCCGTTATCGTCAGGATTCCACTTTCCTTTATTATTTCGGACTTTCATGCGCCGGACTTTCGGCTATTATCGATATAGATGAGGATAAGGAAATCATCTTTGGTGATGAATTGTCTATCGATGCAATCGTATGGATGGGTTCACAACCGACATTGCACGAAAAATGCGAACGTGTGGGTGTAAAAGATCTGATGCCGTCTGCTGATATTGTAAGCTATCTCCATCAGTGCGTGCAGAAAGGGAAAGAGGTTCACTATCTGCCTCCTTACCGCCCTGAACATAAACTGAAACTGATGGACTGGCTGGGTATTCCTCCTGTACATCAGGAAGGTTCTGTTTCATTCATCCGTGCCGTAGTTGCTCAACGCAATTATAAATCTGCAGAGGAAATCGTAGAAATAGAAAAGGCTTGCGATGTAACGGCTGATATGCATATCACAGCCATGAAGGTACTTCGTCCGGGTATGTATGAATATGAAGTGGTAGCTGAAATGAACCGGGTGGCGGAATCTAATAACTGCCAGCTCTCATTCGCCACAATTGCCACTATCAACGGGCAGACTCTGCACAATCATTATCACGGAAATAAAGTGAAGCCAGGTGATTTATTCTTAATCGATGCCGGTGCAGAAGTAGAATCCGGTTATGCGGGTGATATGTCGTCTACCATTCCTGCCGATAAGAAGTTCACCTCCCGCCAACGTGAAGTATACGAGATTCAGAATGCCATGCACTTGGAGTCCGTAAAAGCTCTTCGTCCGGGTATTCCTTATATGGAGGTATACGAGCTGTCGGCTCGCGTCATGGTGGATGGCATGAAGACACTCGGATTGATGAAAGGAAATGCTGAAGATGCTGTGCGCGAAGGTGCCCATGCTTTGTTCTATCCGCACGGACTGGGACACATGATGGGGTTGGATGTGCATGATATGGAGAATCTGGGAGAGATATGGGTCGGTTACAACGGCCAACCGAAGAGCACACAGTTCGGCCGCAAATCACAACGTCTCGCCATTCCTTTGGAACCGGGATTTGTACATACTGTAGAACCGGGCATTTACTTTATTCCGGAACTGATCGACAGGTGGAAAGCAGAAAAGAAATTCACTGACTTTATCAACTACGATGTAGTGGAGACTTATAAAGATTTCGGTGGTATCCGCAACGAAGAAGATTATCTGATTACAGAAACCGGTGCCCGCCGGTTAGGCAAAAAAATACCATTGACACCGGAAGAGGTAGAAGCTTTAAGATAA
- the gcvH gene encoding glycine cleavage system protein GcvH: MNFPQNLKYTNEHEWIRVEGDIAYVGITDYAQEQLGDIVFVDIPTVGETLEAGETFGTIEVVKTISDIFLPVSGEVLEQNEALEENPELVNKDPYGEGWLIKLKPTDVKAVEDLLDAEAYKEVING; this comes from the coding sequence ATGAACTTTCCACAAAATTTAAAGTACACAAACGAACACGAATGGATTCGTGTCGAAGGAGACATTGCATACGTTGGTATCACCGATTATGCACAGGAACAATTGGGCGATATTGTATTCGTAGATATCCCGACTGTTGGTGAAACATTGGAAGCCGGTGAAACTTTCGGAACCATCGAAGTAGTGAAAACGATTTCCGATATTTTCCTGCCTGTATCAGGTGAGGTGCTCGAACAAAATGAGGCATTAGAAGAAAACCCGGAACTGGTAAATAAAGATCCGTATGGTGAAGGCTGGTTGATTAAACTGAAACCGACTGATGTAAAAGCTGTAGAAGATTTACTGGATGCCGAAGCTTATAAAGAAGTGATTAACGGGTGA
- the rpoN gene encoding RNA polymerase factor sigma-54 — MAQGSRQIQSQAQQQVQTLSPQQILVVKLLELPAVELEDRIHAELLENPALEEGKEENAADEYSDTGSTEEGMDSNANDYDSLSDYLTEDDIPDYKLQENNRSKDEQAEDIPFSDSTSFYETLKEQLRERNLTEHLRELVEYLIGSLDDDGLLRKSLESICDELAIYAGIESTEEELEEALSILQDFDPAGIGARSLQECLLIQICRKKEEEKTPGLTLNLEERIIRECYEEFTRKHWEKIIKKLDIDEETFRETITEITKLNPRPGASLGEAIGRNLQQIVPDFIVETYDDGTINISLNNRHVPELRMSRDFTEMVEEHTKNKANQSKESKEAMMFLKQKMDAAQGFIDAVRQRQNTLMTTMQAIIDLQRPFFLEGDESLLKPMILKDVAERTGLDISTISRVSNSKYVQTNYGIYPLKYFFSDGYTTEDGEEMSVREIRKILKECIEGEDKKKPLTDDELADILKEKGYPIARRTVAKYRQQLNIPVARLRK, encoded by the coding sequence ATGGCACAAGGTTCCCGTCAAATACAATCTCAGGCGCAACAGCAGGTACAAACGCTCTCGCCCCAGCAGATTCTGGTCGTGAAACTGTTGGAGCTTCCCGCAGTAGAGCTGGAAGACCGTATCCATGCTGAATTACTTGAAAATCCGGCACTTGAAGAAGGCAAGGAAGAGAATGCTGCGGATGAATATTCCGATACCGGCAGCACAGAGGAGGGCATGGATAGTAATGCCAATGACTATGATTCTTTGAGTGACTATCTGACTGAAGACGATATTCCCGACTATAAACTGCAAGAGAACAACCGTTCGAAAGACGAACAGGCGGAAGATATACCGTTTTCCGATTCCACCTCTTTTTATGAGACATTGAAAGAGCAGTTGCGTGAACGTAACCTGACAGAACATCTGCGTGAGCTGGTTGAGTATCTGATCGGGTCATTGGACGATGACGGATTGCTTCGCAAATCTTTGGAAAGTATCTGTGACGAACTGGCGATTTATGCAGGTATCGAATCGACCGAAGAAGAACTTGAAGAGGCATTGAGTATCTTACAGGACTTTGATCCGGCAGGTATCGGTGCACGTAGTCTTCAAGAATGTCTGTTGATACAGATCTGCCGGAAAAAAGAAGAAGAGAAAACTCCCGGTCTTACATTGAATCTGGAAGAAAGGATTATCAGAGAATGTTACGAAGAATTCACCCGTAAACATTGGGAGAAGATCATAAAGAAACTGGATATTGATGAAGAGACTTTCCGGGAAACCATTACTGAAATAACGAAGTTGAATCCTCGTCCGGGTGCTTCTTTGGGAGAAGCAATCGGCAGGAATCTCCAACAAATAGTTCCCGACTTTATTGTGGAAACGTATGATGACGGAACTATCAATATAAGCCTCAATAACCGACATGTCCCCGAACTCCGTATGAGCCGTGATTTCACGGAAATGGTGGAGGAGCATACCAAAAACAAAGCCAACCAGTCTAAGGAATCTAAAGAAGCGATGATGTTTCTAAAACAGAAAATGGATGCGGCACAAGGGTTTATCGATGCTGTCCGGCAGCGTCAGAATACCCTGATGACTACCATGCAGGCGATTATCGACCTGCAACGCCCTTTCTTTCTCGAAGGGGATGAATCGTTGCTGAAACCGATGATTTTAAAAGATGTGGCGGAACGTACGGGACTGGATATTTCGACTATCTCCCGTGTGAGCAACAGTAAATATGTACAGACGAATTACGGTATCTATCCGCTTAAATACTTTTTTAGCGACGGATATACGACGGAAGACGGTGAAGAGATGTCTGTCCGGGAGATTCGTAAGATACTGAAAGAATGTATTGAAGGCGAGGATAAGAAGAAACCGCTGACCGATGATGAATTGGCGGATATATTGAAAGAGAAAGGTTATCCCATTGCCCGTAGGACAGTAGCCAAATACCGTCAACAGTTGAATATCCCCGTGGCGAGACTACGGAAATGA
- a CDS encoding phosphatase PAP2 family protein gives MDREREHIIADKTMLQVARVISMVFTPFSIPFLSFLALFLFSYLRIMPIQYKLIVLGIVYCFTILTPTITIFLFRKINGFARQELSERKKRYVPILLTIISYVFCLLMMRKLNIPWYMTGIILASLVVSVICIAVNLQWKLSEHMAGMGGVIGGLVSFSALFGYNPVGWLCLFILIAGILGSARIVLGHHTLGEVFAGFAVGLICAILVLHPVSNILFRVFLF, from the coding sequence ATGGACAGAGAAAGAGAACATATCATAGCGGACAAGACGATGTTGCAGGTGGCGAGAGTCATCTCGATGGTCTTTACTCCATTTTCTATTCCGTTTTTATCGTTTCTGGCGTTATTCCTGTTTTCTTATCTTCGTATCATGCCGATACAATATAAGTTGATCGTATTGGGAATCGTTTATTGCTTCACCATACTGACCCCTACCATTACCATTTTCCTGTTTCGTAAGATCAATGGATTCGCCCGTCAGGAGTTGAGTGAACGTAAGAAACGTTATGTACCTATCCTGCTGACCATCATCTCGTATGTGTTCTGCCTGCTGATGATGCGCAAGCTGAATATTCCGTGGTATATGACCGGTATCATTCTTGCTTCTCTGGTAGTGTCCGTTATTTGCATTGCAGTAAACCTTCAATGGAAGTTGAGCGAGCACATGGCAGGAATGGGCGGGGTGATCGGAGGATTGGTTTCTTTCAGTGCCTTGTTCGGTTACAATCCGGTCGGATGGCTATGCCTGTTTATTTTGATTGCCGGTATATTGGGTTCTGCACGCATTGTTCTGGGACACCACACACTGGGTGAGGTGTTTGCCGGCTTTGCAGTCGGGCTGATATGTGCCATTTTGGTCCTTCACCCGGTGAGCAACATCTTATTTCGAGTATTTTTATTTTAA